The following DNA comes from Triticum aestivum cultivar Chinese Spring chromosome 3D, IWGSC CS RefSeq v2.1, whole genome shotgun sequence.
TCTTGCCGCAGATCTTAGCCACATATATGGTCAATCAAACGGTAAAAAATTAAGATAACGTGAAAGCACGAGAGAGCAGAGAAATCAAATAATGAGAATAAATTATTTAGATATTATAGATGAGACCCGAGAGACGAGAGGGTGAGGACGTCCGATCCGTAGACAAATCCAAAAACACCATTTTAGATATCCAGGTGGAAGAAGCATTCAAAAGAATTTTAGTACCCATTCCACAAAACTCAAATCAAACAACGCTCCAGTCTGGCTTCTTCCACCTCCTGTCCTTGTGCAGTCCCCCCTTCGCCCAGCCTCCCGGCGAATCCAAATCCCTGAGAAATATCTCGCGCCGCCTAGCTGCCTCGGATGCTCCCGGCCTCGCACCCGCTGCTCTACGCGTGCGCCTTCCGCGACAGCGCCCTCGTCGCCGAGCTCGCCCACGACCCGGACGCCGGAGGCGCCGGCACCGGCGACCTGCCGGCGCTCGCCGCCGCGCTCGCTGCCTCGGCGCCTCCGCACCACCGCTACGTCACCCACTCCACGGCGGGGCGGGCGCACGCGCTTCTCCTCGCTCCGCCGCTCGCGCTCGCCGCGGTCTCTCTCGCGCCGCAGCTCCCGGCGTCCCACCTCctgctcttcctccgccgcctgcGATGCCTCCCCGAGTTCAGGATGCGCGAAGAGATGGCGCGGCTGGCGCTCCGCCTGCCGTTCCCCAACGAGGAGGCGCTCGCGCGCGAGGCTGCTGACGTCGCCGCCGCTGAGGccgaggcggaggaggcgacgcGGAGGGAGGCCGAGCTCGCGCGGGGGACGCCCAAGCGGGAGCATGGAGCTCGCAGTGGCGCCGGGCGGGCGTGGAGGCGCCAGCTCTGGCTGATCGTCCTCGTGGATCTCGTGCTCCTCGGTGTACTCTTCGCGGCCTGGCTCGCCGTGTGCAGGGGTTTCAGCTGCATTGGCCGGTAAATAGATTAAAAAAAGGTATAGACGTGCACATCATTTATCTCTCGCTTTATTGGTTCCAATGTGGAGAGTGTAGACTGTAGAACCAGAGCCATGGTTAGAAACACAGTGGGTTAGTGTGAACAAATAATGGTTGTGAATTGGGTTCATAAAGGCTGAGCAAAACTATGGCCTGAATCTCTTCTACTAAAGGGAGAGGCCAAGTGTGTGTTGAGCCGttgagggtgggagggtggggttCTGAATTCATGAAGTTTGTGTCAGTTGCATTGGAGGATCTGGGCACAGTTACAGATATTCTGAGATGCCTGCAAGTATGatcatttttttttagaaaaggaggaatacccccggcctttgcatctggacgatgcatacggccaatttattaattattaacacaagac
Coding sequences within:
- the LOC123077910 gene encoding uncharacterized protein encodes the protein MLPASHPLLYACAFRDSALVAELAHDPDAGGAGTGDLPALAAALAASAPPHHRYVTHSTAGRAHALLLAPPLALAAVSLAPQLPASHLLLFLRRLRCLPEFRMREEMARLALRLPFPNEEALAREAADVAAAEAEAEEATRREAELARGTPKREHGARSGAGRAWRRQLWLIVLVDLVLLGVLFAAWLAVCRGFSCIGR